One Thermoanaerobaculales bacterium DNA window includes the following coding sequences:
- a CDS encoding GMC family oxidoreductase has product MRDVRVDVAIVGSGAGGGAVAKELAPLARAGRHIVVLEWGARLRPEEYTGREVDMAGKLYFENGGVFTRDRSMTMAFGRAYGGSTVVYTGTSLSLPERVVRRWGVPGLEWDDLQRRSQKYLEENNVHLQPEERLNDNNRLFRLGCERLGYRCRQFPVNVKGCRASSLCNLGCPNAAKQGTHRVQLPMAEAAGVEVVTNCRVTRVGERSCEAVVANPDYGEPSSWEPGEYRVSARAVVVCGGAVNSPALLLRSGFGAALPALGRYLTLHPALILVGEHPRPITNFVGHPKSFYCDEFLESHGFLLETCMYFPFVTAKNLIGFGSEHSQLMRAFPRLQMILVLAVDPAIAGNRVVVDGAGEPVVDYALTDEVLDSLHASMKASARIFFAAGARRVHSPAGARFFLDAADAGRIDELIPRANVSPGKISVTSAHLMGGCRMGEGPADSVTDAWGRVHGVPWLYVADSSLFPKASEINPYVTVMALADRAAEHLRDHAGELLGT; this is encoded by the coding sequence GTGCGTGACGTCCGCGTCGACGTCGCGATCGTCGGCTCGGGCGCCGGCGGCGGCGCGGTGGCCAAGGAGCTGGCGCCGCTCGCGCGGGCAGGCCGGCACATCGTGGTCCTCGAGTGGGGCGCCAGGCTGCGGCCGGAGGAGTACACCGGCCGCGAGGTCGACATGGCCGGCAAGCTCTACTTCGAGAACGGGGGGGTCTTCACCAGGGACCGGAGCATGACCATGGCGTTCGGTCGCGCTTACGGCGGCTCGACCGTGGTCTACACCGGGACCTCGCTCAGCCTGCCGGAGCGGGTGGTCCGGCGGTGGGGCGTTCCCGGGCTCGAGTGGGACGACCTCCAGCGGCGCTCGCAGAAGTACCTCGAGGAGAACAACGTCCACCTCCAGCCCGAGGAGCGGCTCAACGACAACAACCGGCTGTTCCGGCTCGGCTGCGAGCGGCTCGGCTACCGCTGCCGGCAGTTCCCGGTCAACGTCAAGGGCTGCCGGGCCTCGAGCCTGTGCAACCTGGGCTGCCCCAATGCGGCCAAGCAGGGGACGCACCGGGTCCAGCTGCCGATGGCCGAGGCCGCGGGCGTCGAGGTCGTCACCAACTGCCGCGTGACCAGGGTGGGGGAGCGGTCCTGCGAGGCAGTGGTGGCGAACCCCGATTACGGGGAGCCGTCGTCCTGGGAGCCGGGCGAGTACCGGGTCAGCGCGAGGGCGGTGGTGGTCTGCGGCGGCGCGGTCAACTCGCCGGCGCTGCTGCTGCGCTCGGGCTTCGGCGCCGCGCTGCCGGCGCTCGGCCGCTACCTCACCCTGCACCCGGCGCTGATCCTGGTCGGCGAGCACCCGCGGCCGATCACCAACTTCGTGGGGCATCCCAAGAGCTTCTACTGCGACGAGTTCCTGGAGTCGCACGGCTTCCTGCTCGAGACCTGCATGTACTTCCCGTTCGTGACCGCCAAGAACCTGATCGGCTTCGGGTCCGAGCACTCGCAGCTGATGCGGGCCTTCCCGCGCCTGCAGATGATCCTGGTGCTCGCGGTCGATCCGGCGATCGCGGGCAACCGGGTGGTGGTGGATGGCGCCGGCGAGCCGGTGGTGGACTACGCGCTCACCGACGAGGTCCTCGACTCGCTGCACGCGTCGATGAAGGCGAGCGCGCGGATCTTCTTCGCGGCCGGGGCGCGGCGCGTCCACTCGCCGGCCGGGGCGCGCTTCTTCCTCGACGCCGCTGACGCCGGCAGGATTGACGAGCTGATCCCGCGCGCGAACGTGTCGCCCGGCAAGATCTCGGTGACCAGCGCCCACCTGATGGGGGGGTGCCGGATGGGGGAGGGGCCGGCCGACTCCGTGACTGACGCCTGGGGGCGGGTGCACGGCGTGCCCTGGCTCTACGTCGCAGACTCGTCGCTGTTCCCCAAGGCGTCGGAGATCAATCCGTACGTGACGGTGATGGCCCTCGCCGATCGGGCGGCCGAGCACCTTCGCGACCACGCCGGGGAGCTGCTCGGGACATGA
- a CDS encoding thiamine pyrophosphate-binding protein, with product MRTTGARLAVKALVDEGVHYAFGIPGTHNLELYDAMADAPGLEPVLVTNEQSASFMADGLARTSGQVGVVNVVPGAGVSHSLSGVAEAFLDGVPMVVLACGIRTDTHHAYQLHAVDQLAMLAPVTKGAFHVERAADIYPMIRRAFQLARRGAPGPVAVEIPANLLMLAEEVEEVPFSAGPELPRSPDRELVERAARMLGEAAHPALYLGWGAAGAADLVVPLAEQLGAPVVTTFQGKGVFPEDHPLFLWNGFGAQAPRFVRRLMERCDCLLAIGCRFGELATGSYGITPPPRLLHVDIAPEVFNRNYPAMLAVEADARAFIVALVGLIRGARPWRELAAEIATGQRAVRERWHRDASAGRVTPVRLFESLQRHCAPDAVYATDSGNGTFLAIEMLRLRGGPGCFIAPVDYSCMGYAVPAAIGASLAHPGRDVVALPGDGAFLMTGLELLTASANGASPLVCVLRDGKLSQIAQFQKIPYNRETCSTLPEFQVEGIASALRLPFFRIKRDHELDPVIRGALEITRSGRPVLIEVAIDVSVKTYFTRGVIRTNLRRLPRRDRLRMISRALLRRL from the coding sequence ATGAGGACCACCGGCGCCCGGCTGGCCGTCAAGGCGCTGGTCGACGAAGGCGTCCACTACGCCTTCGGGATCCCGGGGACCCACAACCTCGAGCTCTACGACGCCATGGCCGACGCGCCCGGCCTCGAGCCGGTGTTGGTGACCAACGAGCAGTCGGCCTCGTTCATGGCCGACGGGCTCGCGCGCACCTCCGGCCAGGTCGGCGTGGTCAACGTGGTGCCGGGCGCCGGGGTCAGCCACAGCCTGTCGGGCGTGGCCGAGGCCTTCCTGGACGGCGTGCCGATGGTGGTGCTGGCCTGCGGCATCCGCACCGACACGCATCACGCCTACCAGCTGCACGCGGTCGACCAGCTCGCGATGCTGGCGCCGGTGACCAAGGGCGCCTTCCACGTCGAGCGCGCCGCCGACATCTACCCGATGATCCGGCGGGCCTTCCAGCTGGCGCGGCGGGGCGCCCCTGGACCGGTGGCGGTCGAGATCCCGGCGAACCTCCTCATGCTCGCCGAGGAGGTGGAGGAGGTGCCGTTCTCCGCTGGCCCCGAGCTGCCGCGCTCCCCCGATCGGGAGCTGGTGGAGCGGGCGGCGCGGATGCTCGGCGAGGCCGCGCATCCGGCGCTCTACCTGGGCTGGGGCGCGGCTGGTGCGGCCGACCTGGTCGTTCCCCTGGCCGAGCAGCTGGGGGCGCCGGTCGTCACCACCTTCCAGGGCAAGGGCGTCTTCCCGGAGGACCACCCGCTCTTCCTGTGGAACGGTTTCGGAGCCCAGGCGCCGCGGTTCGTGCGGCGGCTGATGGAGCGATGTGACTGCCTGCTCGCGATCGGCTGCCGGTTCGGCGAGCTGGCGACCGGGAGCTACGGGATCACACCGCCGCCGCGACTGCTCCACGTCGACATTGCACCCGAGGTGTTCAACCGCAACTATCCGGCCATGCTGGCCGTCGAGGCCGACGCGCGAGCCTTCATCGTGGCGCTGGTGGGGCTGATCCGCGGTGCCCGTCCCTGGCGGGAGCTGGCGGCGGAGATCGCGACCGGGCAGCGGGCGGTGCGCGAGCGGTGGCACCGTGATGCGAGTGCCGGCCGAGTCACGCCGGTGCGGCTCTTCGAGTCCCTGCAGCGGCACTGCGCGCCCGACGCGGTCTATGCTACCGACAGCGGCAACGGCACCTTCCTGGCGATCGAGATGCTGCGGCTTCGCGGCGGGCCCGGCTGTTTCATCGCGCCGGTCGATTACTCGTGCATGGGGTATGCGGTCCCGGCGGCGATCGGCGCCTCACTGGCCCACCCGGGACGGGACGTGGTTGCGCTGCCGGGCGACGGCGCCTTCCTGATGACCGGGCTCGAGCTGCTGACCGCCTCGGCCAACGGTGCCTCTCCGCTGGTCTGCGTGCTGCGCGACGGCAAGCTGTCACAGATCGCGCAGTTCCAGAAGATCCCGTACAACCGCGAGACCTGCAGCACGCTTCCGGAATTCCAGGTGGAAGGGATCGCCTCGGCGCTGCGGTTGCCGTTCTTCCGGATCAAGCGCGACCACGAGCTCGACCCGGTGATCCGGGGCGCCCTCGAGATCACGCGATCCGGGCGGCCCGTGCTCATCGAGGTGGCCATCGACGTCTCGGTGAAGACCTACTTCACGCGGGGCGTGATCCGGACCAACCTGCGCCGGCTGCCGCGCCGCGACCGGCTGCGAATGATCAGCCGGGCGCTCCTCCGGCGGCTGTAG
- a CDS encoding PhzF family phenazine biosynthesis protein has translation MRIPIFQIDAFTDRLFGGNPAAVCPLSRWLPDATMQAIAAENNLSETAFFVPAGDGFELRWFTPAREVDLCGHATLATGHLVLRHLEPGRERVAFSTRSGSLEVIRDGELLALDFPAYPPRQVDAPAGLFDALGHDAEAVLRGNYLMVVYRDEHAVRALNPDFGAMLGAGLDEAIVTARGRGCDFVSRFFAPGYGIAEDPVTGSAHCALVPYWAERLGKTRLHARQVSRRGGELLCELRGDRVAIAGRAVTYLEGEIEIP, from the coding sequence ATGCGCATCCCCATCTTCCAGATCGACGCCTTCACCGACCGGCTGTTCGGCGGCAACCCGGCCGCGGTGTGCCCGCTTTCAAGGTGGCTGCCCGACGCCACGATGCAGGCGATCGCAGCCGAGAACAACCTGTCGGAGACGGCCTTCTTCGTGCCGGCGGGCGACGGGTTTGAGCTGCGGTGGTTCACGCCGGCGAGGGAGGTCGACCTGTGCGGCCACGCCACGCTGGCCACCGGCCATCTCGTGCTGCGCCACCTCGAGCCGGGGCGGGAGCGGGTCGCTTTCTCGACCCGCAGCGGTTCCCTCGAGGTGATTCGCGACGGCGAGCTGCTGGCGCTGGATTTCCCAGCCTATCCGCCGCGGCAGGTGGACGCGCCGGCGGGGCTCTTCGACGCCCTCGGCCACGACGCCGAGGCGGTGCTGCGGGGCAACTACCTGATGGTGGTCTACCGGGACGAGCATGCGGTGCGGGCGCTCAACCCGGACTTCGGCGCGATGCTCGGCGCCGGCCTCGATGAGGCGATCGTCACCGCGCGCGGCCGGGGCTGCGACTTCGTGTCGCGGTTCTTCGCGCCCGGCTACGGCATTGCGGAGGACCCGGTCACGGGCTCCGCGCACTGCGCCCTGGTGCCGTACTGGGCGGAGCGGCTCGGCAAGACCCGGCTGCACGCCCGCCAGGTGTCGCGCCGTGGCGGCGAGTTGCTCTGCGAGCTGCGCGGCGACCGGGTGGCCATCGCGGGTCGCGCGGTGACCTACCTCGAGGGGGAGATCGAGATTCCCTGA